CAAGCAGGTGCTGCAGGCCACCATGGGCGAGCGGCGCAGCGGCGTGAAGCTGCAGACCGACATCGACCCTGAGACCGCCAAACGCCTGCGCCAGCTCAACATCAGCGGCCTCGACCTGGAGCCCTACCCCCAGCGGGTCTACCCCCAGGGCAGCCTCTTCGCCAATGTGGTGGGCTTCCTCAACCTGGAGCGGGTGCCGCAGGCCGGGCTGGAACAGAGCCGGGACAGCGACCTGAAACGGCACGAAACCACCCTGCGGATGCGCCGCGGCGCCGATGGCACTCCCCTGCCCGAGGGCATCGCCGCCGGATCCCTCTACGGCGACGACCTGCGCCTGCAGCTCACCCTCGACGCCCGCCTGCAGCAGGTGGCCCAGAAGGCCCTGGCCGACCAGGTGAAGAAGTGGAAGGCCAAACGGGCCGCCGCCCTGGTGATGGACGCGCGCAACGGCGAGATGCTCGCTCTGGCCTCGGTGCCCACCTACGACCCGAACCGGTTCTGGAGCTTCCAGCCCGGGCTGTTCCGCGAATGGTCGGTGCAGGACCTCTACGAACCCGGGTCCACCTTCAAGCCGATCAACCTGGCCCTCGCGCTGCAGGAAAAGGCGATCCAGCCCGACGGCAAGGTGTACGACAACGGCTCCCTCAGCATCGGGGGCTGGCCGATCTTCAACCACGACCGCCAGGGCAACGGCCTGATCGACTTTCCCACCGTGCTGCAGGCCTCCAGCAACGTGGCGATGGTGAAGGCCATGGGCCAGGTGAAGCGGGAGCGCTTCTGGAAGTGGCTGCACACGATCGGCATCGACCAGCGCCCCGACACCGACCTGCCCGGGGCGGTGGCCGGCGAACTCAAGGACCGCAAGACCTTCATCAGCCATCCGATCGAACCGGCGGTGGCGGCCTTCGGCCAGGGGTTCTCGCTCACCCCGCTCAAGCTGCTGCAGCTCCACGCCATGCTGGCCAACGGCGGCCGCCTGGTGAGCCCCCACATCACCCGTGGGCTGCGCTCCGGCGATGCGCTGGCGCCGACCCCCGGCGGCGGCGGGCTGCAGGTGCTCGATCCCAAGGTGACCCGGGTCGTGATGGGCTGGATGGAGAGCGTGGTGGCCAAC
This portion of the Cyanobium sp. NIES-981 genome encodes:
- a CDS encoding penicillin-binding protein 2, which encodes MAQPAAPHRPPRPSATRPGRPQRSGRVVAMQPLPAHRLLLVYGLLSASLLGLAARLAWLQVIDSPNLQSRARAIQTQSVAPIGKRRTIVDRNGRLVALDEERFTLWAHPRYFNFPGDDPQKVRRPDEVAERLAAVLAQPKQVLQATMGERRSGVKLQTDIDPETAKRLRQLNISGLDLEPYPQRVYPQGSLFANVVGFLNLERVPQAGLEQSRDSDLKRHETTLRMRRGADGTPLPEGIAAGSLYGDDLRLQLTLDARLQQVAQKALADQVKKWKAKRAAALVMDARNGEMLALASVPTYDPNRFWSFQPGLFREWSVQDLYEPGSTFKPINLALALQEKAIQPDGKVYDNGSLSIGGWPIFNHDRQGNGLIDFPTVLQASSNVAMVKAMGQVKRERFWKWLHTIGIDQRPDTDLPGAVAGELKDRKTFISHPIEPAVAAFGQGFSLTPLKLLQLHAMLANGGRLVSPHITRGLRSGDALAPTPGGGGLQVLDPKVTRVVMGWMESVVANSKSLGIQIPGYRIGGKTGTAQKAERGVYIPGALITSFVGHLPIDDPRYVVLVVVDEPKGGNTYGSTVAAPVARKIIDALVVLEKLPPSDPGAVTTTALKGAAGAQRD